One genomic segment of Stigmatopora argus isolate UIUO_Sarg chromosome 18, RoL_Sarg_1.0, whole genome shotgun sequence includes these proteins:
- the polr3a gene encoding DNA-directed RNA polymerase III subunit RPC1 isoform X2 gives MVKEQFRETDVAKKISHICFGMKSAEQMRQQAHIQVVSKNLYSQDTKHSPLPYGVLDHRMGTSEKDRPCLTCGKNLADCLGHYGYLDLELPCFHVGYFKAIIGILQMICKTCSSIMLTKEEKLQFMEMLKRPNLPYLQKRGLKKKISDKCRKKTICVNCSAFNGTVKKCGLLKIIHEKYKTTKKAIEPFVSEFLQSFDTAIEHNKLMEPLLPRAQENLNPLVVLNMFKRISQEDVPLLLMNPESGKPADLILTRLLVPPLCIRPSVVSDLKSGTNEDDLTMKLTEIIFLNDVIKKHRMTGAKTQMIMEDWDFLQLQCALYINSELSGIPLNMAPKKWTRGFVQRLKGKQGRFRGNLSGKRVDFSGRTVISPDPNLRIDEVAVPVHVAKILTYPERVNKANLELMRKLVRNGPDIHPGANFIENRQNKIKRFLKYGNREKSAQELRFGDVVERHMIDGDIVLFNRQPSLHKLSIMAHIARVKPHRTFRFNECVCTPYNADFDGDEMNLHLPQTEEAKAEALVLMGTKANLVTPRNGEPLIAAIQDFLTAGYLLTLKDTFFDRSKACQIIASILVGIDEKVKIALPHPSIMKPMALWTGKQIFSLILKPSKESPVKANLRTKGKQYCGKGEDLCHNDSYVVIHNSELMCGSMDKSTLGSGSKNNIFYILLRDWGQLEAANAMSRLARLAPAYLSNRGFSIGIGDVTPGQGLLKAKQDLLDEGYHKCDEYIEALQTGKLQQQPGCTAEETLEALILRELSVIRDRAGSACLRELDKSNSPLIMALCGSKGSFINISQMIACVGQQAISGSRVPDGFENRSLPHFEKHSKLPAAKGFVADSFYSGLTPTEFFFHTMAGREGLVDTAVKTAETGYMQRRLVKSLEDLCSQYDLTVRSSTGDIIQFIYGGDGLDPADMEGKDEPLEFKRVLDNIRAVNPCSDEPTLSPGELVLASDAIMKKTDFLCCRDSFLEEIRKFIKGVSERIKKTRDKYGINDNGTSEPKVLYQLDRVTPTQLKKFLETCRDKYMRAQMEPGSAVGALCAQSIGEPGTQMTLKTFHFAGVASMNITLGVPRIKEIINASKNISTPIITAHLDVEDDSDFGRLVKGRIEKTLLGEISEYIEEVFLPDDCFILVKLSLERIRLLRLEVNAETVRYSICMSKLRVKPGDIAVHGEAVVCVSPKENNKSSMYYVMQSLKGELPKVVVQGIPQVARAVIHIDEQSGKNKYKLLVEGDNMRAVMATHGVNGSRTTSNNTYEVEKTLGIEAARSTIINEIQYTMVNHGMSIDRRHVMLLADLMSYKGEILGITRFGLAKMKESVLMLASFEKTADHLFDAAYFGQKDTVCGVSECIIMGIPMNIGTGLFKLLHKTERDPSPAKRPLLFDNSDFHIPLFT, from the exons ATGGTGAAGGAGCAGTTCAGAGAGACAGATGTGGCCAAGAAAAT AAGCCACATTTGCTTCGGCATGAAATCCGCTGAACAAATGCGTCAGCAGGCCCATATTCAGGTGGTCAGCAAGAATCTATACAGCCAAGATACCAAACACTCGCCATTGCCTTATGGAGTATTGGATCACCGTATG GGGACCAGCGAGAAAGaccgaccatgtttaacatgtGGGAAGAATCTGGCAGATTGTTTGGGTCACTATGGCTACCTGGATCTGGAACTACCGTGTTTTCACGTGGGCTACTTTAAAGCTATCATTGGAATTTTACAG ATGATTTGCAAGACCTGCTCAAGCATCATGCTAACCAAAGAAGAGAAGCTCCAGTTCATGGAAATGTTGAAACGGCCCAACCTCCCCTATCTCCAGAAACGAGGCCTGAAGAAGAAGATCTCTGATAAATGCCGcaaaaaaaccatttgcgtcAATTGTTCAGCGTTTAACG GAACGGTAAAGAAGTGTGGCCTGTTGAAGATCATCCACGAAAAGTACAAAACTACAAAGAAAGCGATAGAACCTTTCGTGTCCGAGTTCTTGCAATCCTTTGACACGGCCATCGAGCACAACAAACTTATGGAACCGCTTTTGCCGCGGGCGCAG GAAAACCTCAACCCTCTGGTGGTCCTCAACATGTTCAAGCGCATCTCCCAAGAGGACGTGCCGCTGCTGCTGATGAATCCCGAATCGGGGAAACCGGCCGACCTCATCCTCACCCGACTTCTCGTGCCCCCGCTGTGCATCCGGCCCTCGGTGGTCAGCGACCTCAAGTCGGGCACCAACGAGGACGACCTCACCATGAAGCTCACTGAGATCATCTTCCTCAATGACGTCATCAAAAag CATCGCATGACTGGTGCCAAGACGCAGATGATCATGGAGGACTGGGACTTCCTCCAGCTGCAGTGCGCGCTGTACATCAACAGCGAGCTTTCTGGCATCCCGCTCAACATGGCGCCCAAGAAATGGACAAGAGGCTTTGTGCAGAGACTTAAGGGCAAGCAAG GTCGATTTAGAGGAAACCTGTCAGGCAAAAGAGTGGACTTTTCCGGCAGAACCGTCATCTCCCCTGACCCAAATCTAAGGATTGACGAAGTGGCCGTACCGGTGCATGTTGCCAAAATCCTGACTTATCCAGAGAGG GTAAACAAAGCCAACCTGGAGCTCATGAGAAAATTAGTCCGCAATGGTCCGGACATTCACCCTGGTGCTAATTTTATAGAGAatcgtcaaaataaaataaaaag GTTCTTAAAATACGGCAACCGAGAGAAGTCAGCTCAGGAACTCCGCTTTGGCGATGTGGTGGAAAGACACATGATCGATGGAGACATCGTTCTTTTCAACCGACAACCTTCACTGCACAAGCTCAGCATCATGGCTCACATT GCCCGAGTCAAGCCTCACAGAACTTTCCGTTTCAACGAATGCGTGTGCACGCCCTACAATGCCGACTTCGACGGTGACGAAATGAACCTCCACCTTCCTCAGACTGAAGAGGCCAAAGCTGAGGCGCTCGTCCTAATGGGG ACAAAAGCAAATCTCGTGACACCGAGAAATGGCGAGCCGCTGATTGCTGCTATTCAAGATTTTCTAACAG CGGGTTACCTCCTGACACTGAAGGACACCTTTTTTGACCGTTCCAAAGCCTGTCAAATCATCGCTTCCATTCTTGTTGGCATTGACGAAAAAGTCAAGATTGCGCTCCCTCACCCATCTATCATGAAG CCCATGGCTCTGTGGACGGGTAAGCAGATTTTCAGCCTCATCTTGAAGCCAAGTAAAGAAAGTCCCGTCAAGGCCAACCTGCGTACGAAGGGCAAACAGTACTGCGGGAAAGGAGAGGACCTCTGCCACAATGACTCTT ACGTGGTAATCCACAACAGTGAGCTAATGTGTGGCAGCATGGATAAAAGCACCTTAGGCTCAGGCTCCAAGAACAACATCTTCTACATCCTACTGAGAGACTGGGGACAGCTAGAGGCGGCCAACGCCATGTCCCGCCTGGCGCGACTCGCCCCCGCGTATCTTT CTAACCGAGGCTTTTCAATCGGGATCGGGGACGTCACGCCTGGCCAGGGTTTGCTGAAAGCCAAGCAGGACCTGCTGGATGAAGGCTACCACAAATGTGACGAGTACATTGAGGCCCTGCAGACAGGCAAGCTGCAACAGCAGCCTGGATGCACAGCTGAAGAGACTCTTGAG gCACTCATCCTGAGAGAACTGTCGGTCATCAGAGATCGCGCCGGCAGTGCCTGCCTCAGAGAGTTGGACAAGAGCAACAGTCCTTTGATTATGGCTTTGTGTGGTTCCAAAG GATCTTTTATTAATATCTCTCAAATGATTGCATGCGTGGGCCAGCAAGCCATAAGTGGCTCTCGAGTACCTGATGGTTTTGAAAATCGTTCCCTGCCTCACTTTGAAAAGCACTCCAAA CTGCCTGCCGCAAAAGGGTTCGTGGCGGACAGCTTCTATTCCGGCCTTACTCCCACCGAGTTCTTTTTCCATACGATGGCCGGTCGTGAGGGTTTGGTTGATACGGCCGTGAAAACAGCTGAGACTGGCTACATGCAG CGGCGTTTGGTGAAATCCCTAGAAGATCTGTGCTCCCAGTACGACCTCACCGTACGAAGCTCCACCGGCGACATCATCCAGTTCATCTACGGCGGCGACGGCTTGGACCCCGCCGACATGGAGGGCAAGGACGAGCCGCTGGAGTTCAAGCGGGTTCTGGACAACATTCGG GCGGTAAATCCGTGTTCAGACGAGCCCACGCTCAGCCCGGGCGAGCTGGTTCTGGCTTCAGACGCTATCATGAAGAAAACTGACTTTTTGTGCTGCAGGGACAGCTTTTTGGAG GAAATTAGGAAATTCATCAAAGGCGTATCTGAGAGGATCAAGAAAACTAGAGATAAATACGGCATCAACGACAATGGCACCAGCGAG CCTAAAGTTCTTTATCAGCTGGACCGTGTAACCCCCACGCAGCTAAAGAAGTTTCTGGAAACCTGCAGGGACAAATATATGAG AGCTCAAATGGAGCCGGGTTCAGCAGTGGGAGCCCTTTGCGCCCAGAGTATTGGAGAACCCGGCACTCAGATGACCCTGAAAACCTTCCACTTTGCCGGAGTGGCATCCATGAACATCACTCTTGGCGTGCCTCGCATCAAGGAGATCATCAATGCTTCCAAGAATATCAG TACGCCGATCATCACCGCCCATTTAGACGTGGAGGACGACTCCGACTTTGGCCGGCTGGTAAAGGGAAGAATTGAGAAAACACTCCTGGGCGAG ATTTCCGAGTACATCGAAGAGGTTTTTCTGCCTGATGACTGCTTCATTTTGGTCAAACTGTCCCTGGAACGAATAAGGCTGCTGCGGTTGGAG GTGAACGCCGAGACGGTGCGTTATTCCATCTGTATGTCAAAGCTGCGGGTGAAACCGGGGGACATTGCCGTGCATGGCGAAGCCGTGGTGTGTGTGTCCCCCaaggaaaacaacaaaagcTCCATGTACTATGTGATGCAGTCCCTGAAGGGAGAGCTTCCAAAG GTGGTGGTTCAAGGTATACCTCAGGTGGCCCGCGCCGTCATCCACATCGATGAGCAGAGCGGCAAGAACAAGTACAAATTGCTGGTGGAGGGTGACAACATGCGGGCTGTCATGGCAACCCACGGCGTCAATGGAAGCAGGACGACTTCCAATAACACTTACGAG GTGGAGAAGACGTTGGGCATTGAGGCGGCCAGGTCGACCATCATCAATGAGATCCAGTACACAATGGTCAACCACGGGATGAGCATCGACCGACGTCACGTTATGCTTCTCGCTGACCTCATGTCTTACAAG gggGAGATTCTTGGAATCACTCGGTTTGGTTTGGCCAAAATGAAGGAGAGCGTCCTCATGCTGGCGTCCTTTGAGAAAACAGCCGACCACCTCTTCGATGCCGCCTACTTTGGTCAGAAGGACACAGTCTGCG GCGTGTCTGAGTGCATCATCATGGGCATTCCAATGAACATCGGCACGGGCTTATTTAAACTCCTGCACAAGACGGAAAGGGACCCGTCCCCAGCGAAAAGGCCGCTGCTGTTTGATAATTCTGATTTTCATATTCCTCTCTTCACGTAA
- the qrfprb gene encoding pyroglutamylated RF-amide peptide receptor translates to MMSAASTDPRWSSPVPKITPEVLRETLQYYNLSRQEFINTYNIQPLVYVAELPRAAKTGFVIIYALIFVLALGGNSLVISVVVKKRGVHTATDIFICSLAVSDLLITFFCVPFTLLQNITSQWFGGVLVCKTVPFVQTTAVVTCILTMTCIAIERYLGIVFPLRIRQHSTSKRAYTMLGVVWLASVIVGSPMLFVQQLIVKYDFVYDNHHVCCQEIWRSVSDRQAYTTFIMVALFLLPLATMLFLYTRIAFELWIRKRVGDSSVLNTMNHRELVKMDRKKKRAVKMMVIIVLLFTVCWAPFHTVHMLFEYYDLESKYDGVTLNMIIAIVQAIGFFNSFNNAIVYAFMNENFKKSCVTALSQCMRKLEKNRDFQAPPVQFIKPQTREAFLELDTGDGPRSSAANKGPSRGESSHEEGREKLSTVQTELVVNFQET, encoded by the exons ATGATGTCGGCGGCTTCTACAGACCCTCGCTGGTCCTCGCCGGTCCCCAAGATCACGCCGGAGGTGCTGCGGGAGACGCTGCAGTACTACAACTTGAGCCGGCAAGAGTTCATCAACACTTACAACATCCAGCCGCTGGTGTACGTGGCCGAACTGCCGCGCGCAGCCAAGACGGGTTTTGTCATCATCTACGCGCTCATCTTTGTGCTGGCGCTCGGCGGCAACAGTCTGGTCATTTCTGTGGTGGTGAAGAAGCGCGGCGTGCACACCGCCACCGACATCTTCATCTGCTCGCTGGCCGTCAGCGATCTGCTCATCACCTTCTTCTGCGTTCCTTTCACACTGCTGCAGAACATCACTTCGCAATGGTTTGGAG GCGTGCTTGTCTGCAAGACGGTTCCCTTCGTGCAGACCACAGCGGTGGTGACGTGCATCCTGACCATGACCTGCATTGCCATCGAGAGATACCTCGGCATTGTTTTCCCGCTTCGAATTAGGCAGCATTCAACCTCCAAGAGAGCGTACACGATGCTTG GGGTGGTCTGGCTTGCTTCGGTGATCGTGGGCTCGCCTATGTTGTTCGTGCAGCAGCTAATT GTCAAGTATGATTTTGTGTACGACAACCACCATGTTTGCTGCCAGGAGATCTGGCGCTCCGTGAGTGACCGGCAGGCCTACACCACTTTCATCATGGTGGCATTGTTCCTGCTGCCACTCGCCACCATGCTCTTTCTCTACACCCGCATTGCCTTTGAGCTGTGGATCCGTAAAAGGGTGGGCGACTCCTCAGTTCTCAACACCATGAATCACCGGGAGCTCGTCAAGATGGACAG GAAAAAGAAGAGAGCAGTCAAGATGATGGTTATCATTGTGCTGCTATTTACCGTTTGCTGGGCACCTTTCCACACAGTCCACATGCTCTttgaatatt ACGATTTGGAGAGCAAATACGACGGCGTGACACTCAACATGATCATTGCTATCGTGCAGGCCATTGGCTTCTTCAACAGCTTCAACAATGCTATCGTCTACGCCTTCATGAACGAGAACTTCAAGAAGAGCTGCGTGACGGCACTCTCGCAATGCATGCGAAAGCTGGAGAAGAACCGGGATTTCCAGGCCCCGCCCGTACAGTTCATCAAACCCCAAACCAGAGAGGCCTTCCTGGAGTTGGACACGGGCGATGGCCCACGGTCGAGCGCGGCCAACAAAGGCCCGTCGCGTGGCGAGAGCTCCCACGAGGAAGGCAGGGAAAAGCTTTCCACTGTTCAAACCGAGCTTGTGGTCAACTTCCAAGAAACATGA
- the polr3a gene encoding DNA-directed RNA polymerase III subunit RPC1 isoform X1: MVKEQFRETDVAKKISHICFGMKSAEQMRQQAHIQVVSKNLYSQDTKHSPLPYGVLDHRMGTSEKDRPCLTCGKNLADCLGHYGYLDLELPCFHVGYFKAIIGILQMICKTCSSIMLTKEEKLQFMEMLKRPNLPYLQKRGLKKKISDKCRKKTICVNCSAFNGTVKKCGLLKIIHEKYKTTKKAIEPFVSEFLQSFDTAIEHNKLMEPLLPRAQENLNPLVVLNMFKRISQEDVPLLLMNPESGKPADLILTRLLVPPLCIRPSVVSDLKSGTNEDDLTMKLTEIIFLNDVIKKHRMTGAKTQMIMEDWDFLQLQCALYINSELSGIPLNMAPKKWTRGFVQRLKGKQGRFRGNLSGKRVDFSGRTVISPDPNLRIDEVAVPVHVAKILTYPERVNKANLELMRKLVRNGPDIHPGANFIENRQNKIKRFLKYGNREKSAQELRFGDVVERHMIDGDIVLFNRQPSLHKLSIMAHIARVKPHRTFRFNECVCTPYNADFDGDEMNLHLPQTEEAKAEALVLMGTKANLVTPRNGEPLIAAIQDFLTAGYLLTLKDTFFDRSKACQIIASILVGIDEKVKIALPHPSIMKPMALWTGKQIFSLILKPSKESPVKANLRTKGKQYCGKGEDLCHNDSYVVIHNSELMCGSMDKSTLGSGSKNNIFYILLRDWGQLEAANAMSRLARLAPAYLSNRGFSIGIGDVTPGQGLLKAKQDLLDEGYHKCDEYIEALQTGKLQQQPGCTAEETLEALILRELSVIRDRAGSACLRELDKSNSPLIMALCGSKGSFINISQMIACVGQQAISGSRVPDGFENRSLPHFEKHSKLPAAKGFVADSFYSGLTPTEFFFHTMAGREGLVDTAVKTAETGYMQRRLVKSLEDLCSQYDLTVRSSTGDIIQFIYGGDGLDPADMEGKDEPLEFKRVLDNIRAVNPCSDEPTLSPGELVLASDAIMKKTDFLCCRDSFLEALTETGSEKYLEEIRKFIKGVSERIKKTRDKYGINDNGTSEPKVLYQLDRVTPTQLKKFLETCRDKYMRAQMEPGSAVGALCAQSIGEPGTQMTLKTFHFAGVASMNITLGVPRIKEIINASKNISTPIITAHLDVEDDSDFGRLVKGRIEKTLLGEISEYIEEVFLPDDCFILVKLSLERIRLLRLEVNAETVRYSICMSKLRVKPGDIAVHGEAVVCVSPKENNKSSMYYVMQSLKGELPKVVVQGIPQVARAVIHIDEQSGKNKYKLLVEGDNMRAVMATHGVNGSRTTSNNTYEVEKTLGIEAARSTIINEIQYTMVNHGMSIDRRHVMLLADLMSYKGEILGITRFGLAKMKESVLMLASFEKTADHLFDAAYFGQKDTVCGVSECIIMGIPMNIGTGLFKLLHKTERDPSPAKRPLLFDNSDFHIPLFT; the protein is encoded by the exons ATGGTGAAGGAGCAGTTCAGAGAGACAGATGTGGCCAAGAAAAT AAGCCACATTTGCTTCGGCATGAAATCCGCTGAACAAATGCGTCAGCAGGCCCATATTCAGGTGGTCAGCAAGAATCTATACAGCCAAGATACCAAACACTCGCCATTGCCTTATGGAGTATTGGATCACCGTATG GGGACCAGCGAGAAAGaccgaccatgtttaacatgtGGGAAGAATCTGGCAGATTGTTTGGGTCACTATGGCTACCTGGATCTGGAACTACCGTGTTTTCACGTGGGCTACTTTAAAGCTATCATTGGAATTTTACAG ATGATTTGCAAGACCTGCTCAAGCATCATGCTAACCAAAGAAGAGAAGCTCCAGTTCATGGAAATGTTGAAACGGCCCAACCTCCCCTATCTCCAGAAACGAGGCCTGAAGAAGAAGATCTCTGATAAATGCCGcaaaaaaaccatttgcgtcAATTGTTCAGCGTTTAACG GAACGGTAAAGAAGTGTGGCCTGTTGAAGATCATCCACGAAAAGTACAAAACTACAAAGAAAGCGATAGAACCTTTCGTGTCCGAGTTCTTGCAATCCTTTGACACGGCCATCGAGCACAACAAACTTATGGAACCGCTTTTGCCGCGGGCGCAG GAAAACCTCAACCCTCTGGTGGTCCTCAACATGTTCAAGCGCATCTCCCAAGAGGACGTGCCGCTGCTGCTGATGAATCCCGAATCGGGGAAACCGGCCGACCTCATCCTCACCCGACTTCTCGTGCCCCCGCTGTGCATCCGGCCCTCGGTGGTCAGCGACCTCAAGTCGGGCACCAACGAGGACGACCTCACCATGAAGCTCACTGAGATCATCTTCCTCAATGACGTCATCAAAAag CATCGCATGACTGGTGCCAAGACGCAGATGATCATGGAGGACTGGGACTTCCTCCAGCTGCAGTGCGCGCTGTACATCAACAGCGAGCTTTCTGGCATCCCGCTCAACATGGCGCCCAAGAAATGGACAAGAGGCTTTGTGCAGAGACTTAAGGGCAAGCAAG GTCGATTTAGAGGAAACCTGTCAGGCAAAAGAGTGGACTTTTCCGGCAGAACCGTCATCTCCCCTGACCCAAATCTAAGGATTGACGAAGTGGCCGTACCGGTGCATGTTGCCAAAATCCTGACTTATCCAGAGAGG GTAAACAAAGCCAACCTGGAGCTCATGAGAAAATTAGTCCGCAATGGTCCGGACATTCACCCTGGTGCTAATTTTATAGAGAatcgtcaaaataaaataaaaag GTTCTTAAAATACGGCAACCGAGAGAAGTCAGCTCAGGAACTCCGCTTTGGCGATGTGGTGGAAAGACACATGATCGATGGAGACATCGTTCTTTTCAACCGACAACCTTCACTGCACAAGCTCAGCATCATGGCTCACATT GCCCGAGTCAAGCCTCACAGAACTTTCCGTTTCAACGAATGCGTGTGCACGCCCTACAATGCCGACTTCGACGGTGACGAAATGAACCTCCACCTTCCTCAGACTGAAGAGGCCAAAGCTGAGGCGCTCGTCCTAATGGGG ACAAAAGCAAATCTCGTGACACCGAGAAATGGCGAGCCGCTGATTGCTGCTATTCAAGATTTTCTAACAG CGGGTTACCTCCTGACACTGAAGGACACCTTTTTTGACCGTTCCAAAGCCTGTCAAATCATCGCTTCCATTCTTGTTGGCATTGACGAAAAAGTCAAGATTGCGCTCCCTCACCCATCTATCATGAAG CCCATGGCTCTGTGGACGGGTAAGCAGATTTTCAGCCTCATCTTGAAGCCAAGTAAAGAAAGTCCCGTCAAGGCCAACCTGCGTACGAAGGGCAAACAGTACTGCGGGAAAGGAGAGGACCTCTGCCACAATGACTCTT ACGTGGTAATCCACAACAGTGAGCTAATGTGTGGCAGCATGGATAAAAGCACCTTAGGCTCAGGCTCCAAGAACAACATCTTCTACATCCTACTGAGAGACTGGGGACAGCTAGAGGCGGCCAACGCCATGTCCCGCCTGGCGCGACTCGCCCCCGCGTATCTTT CTAACCGAGGCTTTTCAATCGGGATCGGGGACGTCACGCCTGGCCAGGGTTTGCTGAAAGCCAAGCAGGACCTGCTGGATGAAGGCTACCACAAATGTGACGAGTACATTGAGGCCCTGCAGACAGGCAAGCTGCAACAGCAGCCTGGATGCACAGCTGAAGAGACTCTTGAG gCACTCATCCTGAGAGAACTGTCGGTCATCAGAGATCGCGCCGGCAGTGCCTGCCTCAGAGAGTTGGACAAGAGCAACAGTCCTTTGATTATGGCTTTGTGTGGTTCCAAAG GATCTTTTATTAATATCTCTCAAATGATTGCATGCGTGGGCCAGCAAGCCATAAGTGGCTCTCGAGTACCTGATGGTTTTGAAAATCGTTCCCTGCCTCACTTTGAAAAGCACTCCAAA CTGCCTGCCGCAAAAGGGTTCGTGGCGGACAGCTTCTATTCCGGCCTTACTCCCACCGAGTTCTTTTTCCATACGATGGCCGGTCGTGAGGGTTTGGTTGATACGGCCGTGAAAACAGCTGAGACTGGCTACATGCAG CGGCGTTTGGTGAAATCCCTAGAAGATCTGTGCTCCCAGTACGACCTCACCGTACGAAGCTCCACCGGCGACATCATCCAGTTCATCTACGGCGGCGACGGCTTGGACCCCGCCGACATGGAGGGCAAGGACGAGCCGCTGGAGTTCAAGCGGGTTCTGGACAACATTCGG GCGGTAAATCCGTGTTCAGACGAGCCCACGCTCAGCCCGGGCGAGCTGGTTCTGGCTTCAGACGCTATCATGAAGAAAACTGACTTTTTGTGCTGCAGGGACAGCTTTTTGGAG GCGCTAACTGAGACCGGCTCAGAGAAGTACCTGGAG GAAATTAGGAAATTCATCAAAGGCGTATCTGAGAGGATCAAGAAAACTAGAGATAAATACGGCATCAACGACAATGGCACCAGCGAG CCTAAAGTTCTTTATCAGCTGGACCGTGTAACCCCCACGCAGCTAAAGAAGTTTCTGGAAACCTGCAGGGACAAATATATGAG AGCTCAAATGGAGCCGGGTTCAGCAGTGGGAGCCCTTTGCGCCCAGAGTATTGGAGAACCCGGCACTCAGATGACCCTGAAAACCTTCCACTTTGCCGGAGTGGCATCCATGAACATCACTCTTGGCGTGCCTCGCATCAAGGAGATCATCAATGCTTCCAAGAATATCAG TACGCCGATCATCACCGCCCATTTAGACGTGGAGGACGACTCCGACTTTGGCCGGCTGGTAAAGGGAAGAATTGAGAAAACACTCCTGGGCGAG ATTTCCGAGTACATCGAAGAGGTTTTTCTGCCTGATGACTGCTTCATTTTGGTCAAACTGTCCCTGGAACGAATAAGGCTGCTGCGGTTGGAG GTGAACGCCGAGACGGTGCGTTATTCCATCTGTATGTCAAAGCTGCGGGTGAAACCGGGGGACATTGCCGTGCATGGCGAAGCCGTGGTGTGTGTGTCCCCCaaggaaaacaacaaaagcTCCATGTACTATGTGATGCAGTCCCTGAAGGGAGAGCTTCCAAAG GTGGTGGTTCAAGGTATACCTCAGGTGGCCCGCGCCGTCATCCACATCGATGAGCAGAGCGGCAAGAACAAGTACAAATTGCTGGTGGAGGGTGACAACATGCGGGCTGTCATGGCAACCCACGGCGTCAATGGAAGCAGGACGACTTCCAATAACACTTACGAG GTGGAGAAGACGTTGGGCATTGAGGCGGCCAGGTCGACCATCATCAATGAGATCCAGTACACAATGGTCAACCACGGGATGAGCATCGACCGACGTCACGTTATGCTTCTCGCTGACCTCATGTCTTACAAG gggGAGATTCTTGGAATCACTCGGTTTGGTTTGGCCAAAATGAAGGAGAGCGTCCTCATGCTGGCGTCCTTTGAGAAAACAGCCGACCACCTCTTCGATGCCGCCTACTTTGGTCAGAAGGACACAGTCTGCG GCGTGTCTGAGTGCATCATCATGGGCATTCCAATGAACATCGGCACGGGCTTATTTAAACTCCTGCACAAGACGGAAAGGGACCCGTCCCCAGCGAAAAGGCCGCTGCTGTTTGATAATTCTGATTTTCATATTCCTCTCTTCACGTAA